The genomic window GCCAATTCTCGGCAATCGACCATCTCAAAGTGGGCATAGGCAAAAGGATCTATTTTGTGGGAAAAGCCGCCATCAGACATTCCAAATTCGTTTACCGCGACCTATCCTATAACCGTTCCGTGGGAGAAGACTTTGAAATCCTTTTTTTCAGCGCCCTGAGCTTATTTTCCGGCGGCGCTTCTACCGAATTCAACGTGGTCACGGGCCTTCCCGTCGAAAGGATGCACATGGCGGAAAATCTCGTCAGAAGGATCAAAGGCGAACGCACCATAACTCTTTACAGGGACGGAAACAGCCGGGATATCCAGTTAAATGTCAGGGATGTGGAGATCGTGCCTCAGCCTCTCGGAACTTACTGGTCCCAGTTTTCCGGCCTCTGGGGCCAGGAGGCGGAATCCCTGCCCGAAGGCCGCATTGGAGTAGTAGATATAGGTTTCAGAACTACGGACCTTGCCGCCATAGAGGACTCCGAATACATCCCAGAAAAAAGCAAGTCGCTATCGGTAGGCCTGGCCACCGCGTACAGCGAGATAGGCCTGAGCCTTGCTTCTCAATACGGACTGGAAAAGGAAAGCTATGCCCTGGACGGGATAGTCATAAAGCGCAAAATCAATGTGGCGGGAGAATCTATCGACATCACGGATATTGTCAACGATGCCTTTGAAAAACTGGCCACCAACATCCTGGTGGAAATCAACTCTCAGTGGAGGGTATCGGATTTCGACAGCATTATAATAAGCGGAGGCGGTGGACATGCCATAAGCCAGTACCTGCTGCCCCAGCTTTCTCAGGCAAAACTTGTCTCCGACCCCATAACAGCCAATTGCCGCGGATACCTGGCCTGGGCCAGCCGGCTGTGGAATCCTCCATCCCGCGTCGGGAAGTCACAGGAAGAGTATATAGCGCAGCCTTAGGGTGGTATGATTTGAGCAGAAATATATTAGAATTATTCAACAATCTCCTGAATCCGGAAGCCCAACCCAGGGAAAGCTGCGGCCATATGGAAATCAGCGGAGCCTTCACCGGGGATATCTGCAATGGAATGAACGTATTCGTCGCCCCTTCGGGTTATATAAAAGGCAGCATAAAAGCCAGAACGCTGGTAATCGCCGGAAAGGTCCATGGAAATGTCGAAGCTTACAGCCTGGTCATTCACTCTTCCGGCGAGCTGGTATACAACAAACTGGTCTATAGGGAATTGCTGGTGGAAGAAGGAGGCGTAATGATCTGCGCAAATGATGCCGCCGACGCTCACGGGATGCCTGCAATATCCCGGGCGCCGGCATCCGCAGTGTCAGAAACGAATATGCCGAATTCTCAACCATTGCCACAGCCGGTGATTCATAAATCGACAGCGGAAGAAACTCAGCCGCAAACGCCGGATATGGAAGAGACTCCACCAGGAATACCGGCGGTGGGAGAAACTCCGGCCCGGGTACCGGTAGTGAAAGAATTACCTCAAACGTATACGGCACCGCAAGCATCAGTGCCTATACCACAGGCTTCATCGTTTCCGGCAACATCTCACACCACCGCTTCCAGCAAAGAAGTGCATTTTCACAGCAGTTTTTAAAGCCGCTGAGCTGTGCAGACCCACAGCAGCGGCTTTTCTTTCATGTCCTTTAAATTAGAAAATTGCAGTTAAGTCAAAAAAGATCCAGCAATTTTTTCACAGTATACTCTGGAACCTTCACTTCACCCAACCCCAGTTCCCATTCGTGAAAGATTCCGTGATAATCGGAACCCCCGGTTGTAATCAGTCCATATTTTGTAGCCAGTTCTTCAAATTTACTTATATCCTTCCGGATATGCCCCGCGTAATACACTTCTATACCTTTGATACCATCCTTCACAAGTTGCGGGATCAAGTCATCACTGTGATAAAGGCCAGGATGGGCCAAGACCGGAATTCCTCCGGCTTCCTTTATTATGTTAATAGCTTCTTTAGCAGACACGGCCGGAAAAGGTACATAGGCAATTTTACCATATACAAAATATTGCAGATAACCCTTCATGGCCTGTTTTCGGGAAGCAAAATAACCTTTTTTCAGCATGCACTCAAGAATATGGTTTATTCCAATCCAGCGACGATTTCCTGCCACAGCGGCCACTTCATCCCAGCCTACATCTAACCCTGAATTTGCCAGTAAAGCCACCATCCTCCTGGTGACCTCCGTTCTGGCTGTGATCATTTCATTCAAAGCATTATTAAATTCAGGATTTTTCCAATTGACATTATATCCAAGAATATGGATTACGGTATTGGTATTTTCCCCCTCTATATCCACAAAGGCTTCTATCTCCACTCCGGGAATAACCTTTATATTTTTGCCTTCGGCGGCTTTCATAGCCTCAGGGATACCATCCACCGACTCATGGTCAGTAATGGCTATGGCTTTTAGTCCCAACTTCTCAGCCTTATCCATTATCTCCCACGGCGAAAAACTACCGTCAGAAGCGGTTGTATGAATGTGTAGATCGATCATTTTTTTCACCTTTAACATCCAACATCATGGAAGGTCAAACAATTTCTTCCCAAAATACTCTTCAAAAAGCGCCGGGCGCTCATCATATTCAACCAGGCATCCGGCAACCCTTACTGCTTTTTTTGCACTCTCAACTCCTTGCGGGCAAATAACTATATATCCAGAAGCAAGTTCCCTGCCGGGTATCGCCAGGGCTGTACATCCGGCCATATTTGCCGATCTCAATAGATATTTACCGGAGGATTTTTGCAAAAGCTCTCCCGTTTCTCCCAACAATCCTGCCACCGAATCACCAATTCCAAAAAGGTCTACAGGCCCTTCTCTGGTAACAATAACATCACAGGGATTTTCACAACTGTTTTTTTCAGGCCATATGGAACGAAGCCATGATAAGGATTGTTGCCTGTCCCATAGTCCATCAGGAGCTTTGATTTCGAAAGTTTCGGCCCCTCGTGCCTCCAGGTTTCTTGCTACAGGTCTGAGTGCATCAGCCATGTCTTTACCGTCTGGCAAAGTAATGCCGGGCCCTGGATACCCGATCTTGATTCCTGATAAATCTTTATTTTGCCTTTCTTTCAGAAACACCCCGGGCATATCCATTAAATCTTCTACCGTTTTTAGTATTTCTTCAAGATTTCGCCCCAGTATCCCTATGGCAGGCTCAAACCATTTTCCATCAGTAGCTTTGTGGTGCTCGCCGGTTCCTAAGCCCAGGCCTTTCCCCATTATCGCAAAAAGCTGTGTAGCCAGAGCAGGCCCCAGTACCGAACCACCGCCATCGGTTCCTATAGCAATATCGGTTATGCCCTTTAGCAGATTAACAGCACCACCGCTGGTGGAACCGGTCATCATTTTCCCTGTGAGAGGGTTTATAAGTCCCGTATCAATAGCTCTTCCGCCGGGTGCCATCCTATCCACCGTGATATGAATGTAACCCTTTTCTGGAGTAAGGCGATCTTTTACCCAGGTAGGCACTCCTTTTTCCTTTATGCCCAAAAGGCAAAGGGGGCGTTCTATATCACTTTTCACATACCTTTCTGCCTGTTCCTGAATATCTCCAACTAGAGAAACTATCGAAGTACTTAAATGTTTTTGGGCCCTCATAAGGGCTCCTACCAGTCTAATCATTTCAGTAGATTTTTCAAAAGAAGTTCTTTGAGACATGAAATTCCTCCTAATCAGTTCCTAAAAAGCGAGGAATCTGCTCGGATTTTCTACAGTCATTTTTTTAATGATGTCACAGGTCACCCCCTGTTTTTGCAGTTTTTCCAGGAAAGAATCATATAAATATACATAGCCATGGCCTCCGAATTTTTTTAAATAAGTCTTCCTTGTAATATCACAGGAAAGCAATATATTGTTTTCAAAACCTTTATCTAACAGCTCAAGCAAATTTTGAATCCTTGCTTCATCAGTGCGATATCGGACCTTCCCTACAGTGTCAAATTGAATAAAAGCGCCCCACCTTAACAGCTCTAATTGCTCATGAATATTTTCGTTAAGATCCTGGTGGCCAAAAGAAATTTTTTCAGGTGAAATGTCTTCTTCATCGAAAATCTTTCTCTGCTCAAGTCCCATAGTTCCAAGTTCGCAATGAGTACTTATAGGTGCTCCGGTAACCTTATGGGATCTTGCTACGGCCCGGAAAACCTTTTGTTCCGACGGAGTTATAACGTTGTAGCTACTGCCTATTTCGCCATATACCCCTGCTTTTATCCCGGTGTTCTCCATATCTGACAAAATCTCATTCGTCAACTTTTCCGCCAATTCTTCTAAAGATAACTCAACAACTTCCGGAGGATAGTATTCTTCTTTGTAATAACCGGTTCCCGCTACGATATATAGTTCATTTTTCTCCGCCAATTCTTTAAGAAGTCCAGGATTTCTGCCCATTCCTATGTTTGTCAGCTCAACGATGGTATTTACCCCTAGTTCCTTAAGAGTATTAAGCTCTTCACTGATAGCCGGAAGGGTTTCCTGGTTGCCAAGAATCGACGTGGTTTCTCCCCTCACACCGGAAAGGTTCATAGCCAGATGTTCATGTACCATGGCTCCCTTGATTTTATCCTTCTTTATTTCGCCGGTGACGGTTTGGATTTTTTTATCCATTCTAAAAAACCTCCTCAGGAAAAAAGGGGAGGAGAAAATTGGCAAACCCAATACCCCTCCCCAAAAACTTTACTACATTAGATGAATCAAATAGAAGATATTTACCAGAATCCCTGTAATTATAGCCGCCAGCGGTGATGATGCGAGCCTTATGATAGGACGGCCAAGAGTTTCGTTTATCATATAAAGTGATGCAAATATA from Biomaibacter acetigenes includes these protein-coding regions:
- a CDS encoding phosphotriesterase family protein, translated to MDKKIQTVTGEIKKDKIKGAMVHEHLAMNLSGVRGETTSILGNQETLPAISEELNTLKELGVNTIVELTNIGMGRNPGLLKELAEKNELYIVAGTGYYKEEYYPPEVVELSLEELAEKLTNEILSDMENTGIKAGVYGEIGSSYNVITPSEQKVFRAVARSHKVTGAPISTHCELGTMGLEQRKIFDEEDISPEKISFGHQDLNENIHEQLELLRWGAFIQFDTVGKVRYRTDEARIQNLLELLDKGFENNILLSCDITRKTYLKKFGGHGYVYLYDSFLEKLQKQGVTCDIIKKMTVENPSRFLAF
- a CDS encoding amidase family protein — protein: MSQRTSFEKSTEMIRLVGALMRAQKHLSTSIVSLVGDIQEQAERYVKSDIERPLCLLGIKEKGVPTWVKDRLTPEKGYIHITVDRMAPGGRAIDTGLINPLTGKMMTGSTSGGAVNLLKGITDIAIGTDGGGSVLGPALATQLFAIMGKGLGLGTGEHHKATDGKWFEPAIGILGRNLEEILKTVEDLMDMPGVFLKERQNKDLSGIKIGYPGPGITLPDGKDMADALRPVARNLEARGAETFEIKAPDGLWDRQQSLSWLRSIWPEKNSCENPCDVIVTREGPVDLFGIGDSVAGLLGETGELLQKSSGKYLLRSANMAGCTALAIPGRELASGYIVICPQGVESAKKAVRVAGCLVEYDERPALFEEYFGKKLFDLP
- a CDS encoding PHP domain-containing protein — translated: MIDLHIHTTASDGSFSPWEIMDKAEKLGLKAIAITDHESVDGIPEAMKAAEGKNIKVIPGVEIEAFVDIEGENTNTVIHILGYNVNWKNPEFNNALNEMITARTEVTRRMVALLANSGLDVGWDEVAAVAGNRRWIGINHILECMLKKGYFASRKQAMKGYLQYFVYGKIAYVPFPAVSAKEAINIIKEAGGIPVLAHPGLYHSDDLIPQLVKDGIKGIEVYYAGHIRKDISKFEELATKYGLITTGGSDYHGIFHEWELGLGEVKVPEYTVKKLLDLF
- a CDS encoding ParM/StbA family protein — protein: MAQLIGIDVGYGFVKVTDGEAGYSFPSVVGEGHTKPTFSTRMGQFSAIDHLKVGIGKRIYFVGKAAIRHSKFVYRDLSYNRSVGEDFEILFFSALSLFSGGASTEFNVVTGLPVERMHMAENLVRRIKGERTITLYRDGNSRDIQLNVRDVEIVPQPLGTYWSQFSGLWGQEAESLPEGRIGVVDIGFRTTDLAAIEDSEYIPEKSKSLSVGLATAYSEIGLSLASQYGLEKESYALDGIVIKRKINVAGESIDITDIVNDAFEKLATNILVEINSQWRVSDFDSIIISGGGGHAISQYLLPQLSQAKLVSDPITANCRGYLAWASRLWNPPSRVGKSQEEYIAQP
- a CDS encoding polymer-forming cytoskeletal protein → MSRNILELFNNLLNPEAQPRESCGHMEISGAFTGDICNGMNVFVAPSGYIKGSIKARTLVIAGKVHGNVEAYSLVIHSSGELVYNKLVYRELLVEEGGVMICANDAADAHGMPAISRAPASAVSETNMPNSQPLPQPVIHKSTAEETQPQTPDMEETPPGIPAVGETPARVPVVKELPQTYTAPQASVPIPQASSFPATSHTTASSKEVHFHSSF